A window of the Sabethes cyaneus chromosome 1, idSabCyanKW18_F2, whole genome shotgun sequence genome harbors these coding sequences:
- the LOC128733214 gene encoding 40S ribosomal protein S14, with product MPPRKNKTVKEEVQVSLGPQVREGEVVFGVAHIYASFNDTFVHVTDLSGKETISRVTGGMKVKADRDEASPYAAMLAAQDVAEKCKSLGITALHIKLRATGGNRTKTPGPGAQSALRALARSSMKIGRIEDVTPIPSDSTRRKGGRRGRRL from the exons ATGCCGCCACGTAAGAACAAAACCGTCAAGGAAGAGGTGCAGGTTTCGCTCGGACCCCAGGTCCGCGAAGGCGAGGTTGTATTCGGAGTGGCTCACATCTACGCTAGCTTCAACGATACCTTCGTCCATGTTACCGATTTGTCCGGCAAGGAAACCATCTCTCGGGTGACCGGAGGAATGAAGGTGAAGGCCGATCGTGATGAGGCTTCTCCCTACGCTGCTATGTTGGCTGCTCAG GATGTCGCCGAAAAATGCAAATCTCTGGGTATCACTGCGCTGCACATCAAACTGCGTGCTACCGGTGGAAACCGCACCAAGACCCCGGGACCCGGTGCTCAGTCGGCACTGCGTGCCCTGGCCCGTTCGTCGATGAAGATTGGTCGCATTGAGGACGTTACGCCGATCCCGTCGGATTCCACCCGCCGGAAGGGAGGTCGCCGTGGTCGTCGTCTGTAG
- the LOC128733213 gene encoding dynactin subunit 4, with product MTSIMLPNTVEYACVCGLLNPLTKLYFCRYCMKLRCGFCVCHEVDSHFCSNCLENIPSSEAKIRKNRCNTCFNCPSCQHTLSVRASSAAVPTPVTATADSPATSVGDDQKKEGTPDSTGTGSKQVTRKMYYLACLNCRWSSRDVGIPDQTVATGQWPVAEYANATRFAVLLEHYQSVVLHEKQEKQELWRRKTPKQSKFPSLTDRTGLTVSMIRRQMGWSDSKAQIKATPSPINRSAATEAVDELPPEIFTKEISLKNITTLQQRLAQAAKQPFTVNKLYPQHKLLSIKRSLRCRQCDHNVIKSEYNPSSIKYRIAMFAAYHVPEVRFVKCDPLTVGQESTLLLKMINPTINDMTITIMELPTETEEILMIEELKLSAENSASSSLVISGLSSSLAKQANLLEDPRMVERKVNGSFRLPDSSFVINHRDDSAEFDEVVQSQQEDPRFIIWRKANQIAIKLVVQPNEDCSPDEEVCIGFSLQYTYVSTVVEKSNTPTRGPQKQALTTRVYVKLGKPIKAEPVSA from the exons ATGACTTCCATCATGCTCCCTAACACCGTGGAGTATGCCTGCGTGTGTGGATTACTTAATCCGCTCACCAAGCTCTACTTTTGTCGTTACTGCATGAAGCTGCGCTGCGGATTCTGTGTCTGTCATGAG GTTGACTCCCACTTTTGCTCCAATTGTTTGGAGAACATTCCCTCGTCGGAAGCCAAGATCCGCAAGAACCGTTGCAATACGTGTTTCAATTGTCCCAGCTGTCAACATACACTTTCGGTGCGCGCTTCCAGCGCTGCGGTTCCAACACCGGTGACCGCGACGGCGGATTCGCCAGCCACTAGTGTCGGAGACGATCAAAAGAAAGAAGGCACCCCGGACTCCACGGGTACGGGCTCGAAGCAAGTCACCCGTAAAATGTACTATTTAGCGTGTTTGAACTGCCGCTGGAGTTCGCGAGACGTCGGCATTCCCGACCAAACAGTAGCGACCGGCCAGTGGCCGGTAGCGGAGTACGCTAACGCAACCCGGTTTGCGGTCCTGCTCGAGCACTACCAGTCGGTAGTGCTGCACGAGAAGCAGGAAAAGCAAGAACTTTGGCGCCGCAAAACACCGAAGCAAAGCAAATTTCCCAGCCTAACCGATCGGACCGGGCTGACGGTGTCGATGATTCGTCGGCAGATGGGGTGGTCCGATAGTAAGGCACAGATTAAGGCGACTCCGTCGCCCATCAATCGTTCGGCAGCCACCGAAGCGGTGGATGAACTTCCACCGGAAATCTTTACTAAGGAAATTAGTTTGAAAAATATTACGACTCTGCAGCAGAGATTGGCTCAAGCGGCAAAACAGCCGTTTACCGTTAATAAACTGTATCCGCAGCATAAGCTGCTGTCGATCAAGCGGTCTTTACGCTGTCGCCAGTGTGATCATAACGTTATTAAGTCGGAGTATAATCCAAGCTCGATTAAGTATCGTATTGCTATGTTTGCAGCCTATCACGTACCGGAGGTACGTTTTGTCAAATGTGATCCACTCACAGTAGGCCAGGAATCAACTTTGCTGTTGAAAATGATCAATCCGACGATTAATGACATGACAATCACCATAATGGAATTGCCAACCGAAACGGAGGAAATTCTGATGATCGAAGAATTGAAACTTTCGGCGGAGAACAGCGCTTCATCGTCGCTGGTGATCAGTGGGCTCAGCTCCAGCTTGGCCAAACAGGCCAACCTGCTGGAGGACCCTCGCATGGTCGAGCGAAAGGTGAACGGCAGTTTCCGCCTGCCAGATTCGTCGTTCGTTATCAACCACCGGGACGATTCGGCCGAGTTCGATGAAGTGGTTCAATCCCAGCAGGAGGATCCCAG ATTCATTATTTGGCGTAAAGCCAATCAAATTGCAATTAAATTGGTGGTTCAACCGAACGAGGATTGTTCGCCGGATGAGGAAGTCTGCATTGGATTCTCGCTGCAGTACACTTACGTCAGCACGGTGGTTGAAAAGAGCAACACTCCTACCAGAGGACCGCAAAAGCAGGCCCTAACTACTCGGGTCTACGTCAAACTTGGAAAACCAATCAAAGCCGAACCAGTTTCTGCCTAA